The Streptomyces aurantiacus genome includes a region encoding these proteins:
- a CDS encoding NADP-dependent oxidoreductase, with the protein MKAVRFHSYGDPDVLVHEDADRPRAGAGQVVLQVAGAASNPVDSSIRAGYVREVFALALPHVPCYDVAGVITEAGEGVSDWSVGDAVVAWLPIAGPGAAAEYAVAPAETLTAAPRTVELADAAALPSVALTAWQALFEHAGLQAGQSVLVNGAGGAVGGYAVQLAAQAGATVTATAGAGSADRIRSYGAQRIIDYTATPLQEAVAGEQFDLVLNLVFLGPQELARLVDLVVDGGAFANTIPPGLTQTGRGVRNLQVFGRSDAGQLAELVARVDAGELKIHVAQRRPLAELRAVQEEFLAGKLTGKTVLIP; encoded by the coding sequence ATGAAGGCAGTACGTTTCCACTCCTACGGCGACCCCGACGTCCTGGTCCACGAAGACGCGGACCGCCCCCGGGCCGGTGCGGGCCAGGTCGTGCTGCAGGTCGCCGGCGCGGCGTCGAACCCGGTCGACTCCTCGATCCGTGCGGGCTATGTCCGGGAGGTGTTCGCGCTGGCTCTGCCGCACGTGCCGTGCTACGACGTCGCCGGGGTCATCACCGAGGCCGGCGAGGGGGTGAGCGACTGGAGCGTGGGCGACGCGGTGGTGGCCTGGCTGCCGATCGCCGGGCCCGGCGCTGCCGCCGAGTACGCGGTGGCACCCGCCGAGACGCTGACGGCCGCTCCGCGCACGGTGGAACTGGCCGACGCCGCGGCGCTGCCGTCCGTCGCACTGACCGCCTGGCAGGCCCTGTTCGAGCACGCCGGCCTGCAGGCGGGCCAGAGCGTTCTCGTCAACGGCGCGGGCGGCGCGGTGGGCGGATACGCCGTGCAGCTCGCGGCTCAGGCCGGAGCGACGGTGACCGCGACCGCCGGCGCCGGCAGCGCTGACCGCATCCGGTCCTACGGCGCCCAGCGGATCATCGACTACACCGCCACCCCGCTCCAGGAGGCGGTGGCCGGTGAGCAGTTCGACCTGGTGCTCAACCTGGTGTTCCTCGGCCCGCAGGAGCTCGCGCGGCTGGTGGACCTGGTCGTCGACGGCGGCGCCTTCGCCAACACCATTCCCCCGGGCCTGACGCAGACCGGGCGCGGGGTACGGAACCTGCAGGTCTTCGGGCGCAGCGACGCCGGCCAACTCGCCGAGCTGGTCGCCCGGGTGGACGCCGGTGAGCTGAAGATCCATGTGGCGCAGCGCCGGCCGCTGGCGGAACTGCGCGCTGTGCAGGAGGAGTTCCTCGCCGGGAAGCTGACCGGCAAGACCGTCCTGATCCCCTGA
- a CDS encoding cytochrome P450 family protein: protein MTLTTLSQNSSALFSIDPSGTDRHGEAARMRALGPVVRAVLPGGVRMWVVTDYALLAELAADPRVGRDWRNWEALRRGEIPDDWPLLGMIRLNNMMARDGAEHRRLRRPLTRTFTRSRVESMGPRIDRIVAAMLDDLPRRAAADGTVDLRRHYAYPFPMQVICELIGIPEAWWSRLRELISTVIRADTTAEQFRATGQERHELFQRLFAMRRAEPADDLTSALLALNEDADDAFTSEELEDTLWTLIGAGHETSISLIVNATRALLTHPEQLAMVREGGPALWSQVIEETLRWDSPVGNFPARFPTEDITVAGVTIPRGDAILAPWSGVNRDPKQYGESAGRFDITRPVKRHLAFGTGPHVCIGPGLARAEAMAALPALFARYPELRLAVDPLELSPVPSLFSNSVTGLPVHLGPQKR from the coding sequence ATGACCCTGACGACGCTCAGCCAGAATTCTTCCGCGCTCTTTTCCATCGACCCGTCGGGCACCGACCGCCATGGGGAGGCAGCGCGGATGCGCGCCCTGGGTCCGGTGGTCCGTGCCGTGCTGCCCGGTGGTGTGCGGATGTGGGTGGTCACCGATTACGCGCTGCTCGCCGAGCTGGCCGCCGACCCGAGGGTGGGGCGGGACTGGCGCAACTGGGAGGCGCTGCGCCGCGGGGAGATCCCCGACGACTGGCCGCTGCTCGGCATGATCCGCCTGAACAACATGATGGCCCGCGACGGTGCGGAGCACCGGCGGCTGCGCCGCCCGCTGACCCGCACCTTCACCCGGAGCCGGGTCGAGAGCATGGGGCCGCGGATCGACCGGATCGTGGCCGCCATGCTGGACGACCTGCCGCGCCGGGCCGCGGCGGACGGCACGGTCGATCTGCGGCGGCACTACGCCTACCCGTTCCCCATGCAGGTGATCTGCGAGCTCATCGGCATACCCGAGGCGTGGTGGTCACGCTTGCGTGAGCTCATCAGCACCGTCATCCGCGCCGACACGACCGCCGAGCAGTTCCGCGCCACCGGGCAGGAGCGGCACGAACTGTTCCAGCGGCTGTTCGCCATGCGCCGCGCCGAGCCCGCCGACGACCTGACCAGCGCGCTGCTCGCCCTCAACGAGGATGCCGACGACGCCTTCACCAGCGAGGAACTCGAGGACACCCTGTGGACACTGATCGGCGCGGGCCATGAGACCTCGATCAGTCTGATCGTCAACGCCACCCGGGCGCTGCTGACCCACCCCGAGCAGCTGGCGATGGTCCGCGAGGGCGGCCCCGCCCTCTGGAGCCAGGTCATCGAGGAGACCCTGCGCTGGGACTCCCCCGTGGGCAACTTCCCGGCCCGTTTCCCGACCGAGGACATCACGGTGGCCGGCGTCACCATTCCCCGGGGGGACGCCATCCTCGCTCCGTGGAGCGGTGTCAACCGTGATCCCAAGCAGTACGGCGAGAGCGCCGGCCGGTTCGACATCACGCGGCCGGTCAAGCGGCATCTGGCGTTCGGCACCGGACCGCACGTGTGCATCGGCCCGGGCCTGGCCCGGGCCGAGGCGATGGCCGCGCTGCCTGCGCTGTTCGCCCGCTATCCCGAACTGCGGCTCGCCGTGGACCCCTTGGAGCTGTCCCCGGTCCCCTCCCTGTTCTCCAACTCCGTCACCGGCCTGCCCGTGCACCTGGGCCCCCAGAAGCGCTGA
- a CDS encoding FAD-binding oxidoreductase has translation MSSSGQENTQVTRNTQTAQDAQGAQDAGFGAEALEALGRRVRGPVLTPRDERYDAERAGAQTARSHRPSLLVGATGPADVQAAVEFAGRHGLAVAVQGTGHALGAVAGEGGVLINTSRMTGVRVDAGAGTAWVAAGVSWDRVIHEAAPAGLAPLAGSAPSVGVVSYTLGGGLGLLSRRYGYAADRVRSIDVVTADGRLRHVTATSEPDLFWALRGGRDNFGVVTGLEIDLMPVPALYGGGLFFDFASAREVLERYVQWSAGMPDEMTSSVAVISFPDLPVLPPPLRGRHVLHVRIAYAADDLGAGKDLVAPLRALNPFNDTVRELSCAEVGTVHNDPTAAGTFESGTAMLGALDAGAVGALLDHMGPHTPVPHVVELRHLGGRLARPADVPNAVGNRDAHYLLSVVSRLERAPITDIRPAHERLLTAIGPWSTGGRALTFLNGERDAQHVRSAYEPEDYRRLTEIKAAYDPQNLFRLNHNIPPAAPGQG, from the coding sequence ATGAGCAGTTCGGGCCAGGAGAACACCCAGGTCACCCGCAACACCCAGACCGCGCAGGACGCGCAGGGCGCGCAGGATGCGGGTTTCGGCGCCGAGGCGCTCGAAGCCTTAGGCCGGCGGGTGCGGGGGCCGGTGCTGACGCCCCGGGACGAGAGGTACGACGCGGAACGGGCCGGGGCGCAGACCGCGCGCTCGCACCGGCCCTCGCTGCTGGTGGGTGCGACCGGTCCCGCCGATGTGCAGGCGGCGGTGGAGTTCGCCGGCCGGCACGGCCTCGCGGTGGCGGTCCAGGGCACCGGCCATGCGCTGGGGGCCGTCGCCGGCGAGGGCGGCGTGCTCATCAACACCTCCCGGATGACCGGCGTGCGGGTGGACGCCGGGGCGGGCACCGCGTGGGTCGCCGCCGGGGTGAGCTGGGACCGGGTGATCCACGAGGCGGCGCCGGCCGGGCTGGCCCCGCTGGCGGGCTCGGCCCCGTCGGTCGGCGTGGTGTCGTACACCCTGGGCGGCGGCCTGGGACTGCTGTCGAGGCGCTACGGGTACGCCGCCGACCGGGTGCGGAGCATCGATGTCGTCACGGCGGACGGCCGGCTGCGGCACGTCACCGCGACGTCGGAGCCCGACCTGTTCTGGGCGCTGCGCGGCGGCCGGGACAACTTCGGCGTGGTCACCGGCCTCGAGATCGACCTCATGCCGGTTCCGGCGCTCTACGGCGGGGGACTGTTCTTCGACTTCGCGTCGGCCCGCGAGGTCCTCGAGAGGTATGTGCAGTGGTCGGCCGGCATGCCGGACGAGATGACCTCCTCCGTCGCGGTGATCTCCTTCCCCGACCTGCCGGTGCTGCCGCCGCCGCTGCGCGGCCGGCACGTCCTGCACGTGCGCATCGCCTACGCGGCGGACGACCTCGGCGCCGGCAAGGATCTGGTGGCGCCGCTGCGGGCGCTGAACCCCTTCAACGACACCGTCCGTGAACTGTCCTGCGCCGAGGTCGGCACCGTCCACAACGACCCGACCGCGGCGGGCACCTTCGAGTCCGGCACCGCCATGCTGGGCGCACTCGACGCCGGCGCGGTGGGGGCCCTGCTGGACCACATGGGACCGCACACGCCGGTGCCCCACGTCGTCGAACTGCGGCACCTGGGCGGACGGCTCGCGCGCCCGGCCGACGTCCCGAACGCGGTCGGCAACCGCGACGCGCACTACCTGCTGAGCGTGGTCTCGCGGCTGGAGCGCGCCCCCATCACCGACATCCGGCCCGCGCACGAGCGTCTTCTCACGGCCATCGGGCCCTGGAGCACCGGAGGCCGGGCCCTGACCTTCCTCAACGGCGAGCGGGACGCCCAGCACGTGCGCTCCGCGTACGAGCCCGAGGACTACCGGCGCCTCACCGAGATCAAGGCCGCCTACGACCCGCAGAACCTCTTCCGGCTCAACCACAACATCCCGCCGGCCGCCCCCGGGCAAGGCTAG
- a CDS encoding BTAD domain-containing putative transcriptional regulator produces the protein MTEFHALGPVEAIVCGRPVDVGAPKQRTLLALLVSQAGRPVTTDVIVEALWQGSPPPSAMTSLQAYVAKLRKVLEPGRAPRTPARILRTCAQGYLLDAGTAEVDAHTFVAHAEAGRQARDRDDPHRALHAFDAGLTLWRGQAYTEAGHVPCVVPEVARLEELRLSVVEMRCAALLALGAHEVAGAELSAFLTAHPLREYGCELLSLSLYRAGRQADALEVLRSIQRRLSEELGVDPSPRLRHMRQQILHQDPALGWQPAPAPAAQPAPAPAARPEPVPAARPAAACRTQPAAAAAAPLLPLRSAATTAPAAGGAGEVFVGREAAIRQLTEALAAAEAGRGQVVTVSGEPGAGKTSLLRRFAERSGVPVLRGTCPEDLAVLPLSLWEPVLRAADAAFPHRPPPRPVTELLNAAARRPANGPQPPAGPRLIDAIARHLTGLSRSGALVVMLDHLHRADPASLRMLARLTRSMASSRLLVIASHRPDGAPALAPALTAPGVHPTRMELAGLTPRDTRALAGALTGRDVSSRAAEELCARSQGNPLLLREMIRVLACGQRPDTSPTVPAPVREVVLRRVERLRRPAAELLAVAAAAGRHFDAEVVADAASIGLDTALAALDHAIAAGLITEDEQRLGWFCFTDALVADALYAATGRMRRDRLRLQIAAAAGRAWVPGRPAGQPPPRPLAGAAGPQPRQGADTARLEGIAP, from the coding sequence ATGACGGAATTCCATGCCCTCGGCCCGGTGGAAGCCATCGTCTGCGGGCGGCCGGTGGATGTGGGGGCGCCCAAACAGCGCACCCTCCTGGCCCTGCTGGTGAGCCAGGCCGGCCGGCCGGTGACGACCGACGTCATCGTGGAGGCACTGTGGCAGGGGAGCCCGCCCCCCTCGGCGATGACCTCGCTGCAGGCGTACGTGGCCAAACTGCGCAAGGTCCTGGAGCCGGGCCGGGCGCCGAGAACACCGGCGAGAATCCTGCGGACCTGCGCCCAGGGCTACCTGCTGGACGCCGGCACCGCCGAGGTCGATGCGCACACCTTCGTCGCCCACGCCGAGGCGGGACGGCAGGCGCGGGACCGTGACGACCCGCACCGGGCGCTGCACGCGTTCGACGCGGGGCTGACGCTGTGGCGAGGACAGGCCTACACGGAGGCGGGCCACGTCCCGTGCGTCGTGCCGGAGGTGGCGCGGCTCGAGGAACTGCGGCTGTCCGTCGTCGAGATGCGGTGCGCGGCGCTGCTGGCCCTGGGCGCCCACGAAGTGGCCGGCGCCGAACTGAGCGCCTTCCTCACGGCCCACCCCTTGCGCGAGTACGGCTGCGAACTGCTGAGCCTGTCCTTGTACCGGGCAGGCCGGCAGGCCGACGCCCTGGAAGTGCTGCGGAGCATCCAGCGGCGTCTGTCCGAGGAACTGGGGGTCGACCCCTCACCGCGGTTGCGGCACATGAGGCAGCAGATCCTGCACCAGGACCCGGCTCTGGGCTGGCAGCCGGCACCCGCCCCCGCGGCGCAGCCGGCACCGGCCCCTGCGGCGCGGCCCGAGCCGGTTCCTGCGGCGCGGCCGGCAGCGGCCTGCCGGACACAGCCCGCAGCCGCCGCGGCCGCGCCTTTGCTCCCGCTCCGGTCGGCCGCCACGACAGCGCCGGCGGCCGGAGGCGCCGGGGAGGTCTTCGTCGGCCGTGAAGCCGCGATCCGGCAGCTGACCGAGGCCCTGGCCGCCGCGGAGGCCGGCCGGGGACAGGTGGTGACGGTGTCCGGGGAGCCGGGGGCCGGAAAGACCAGCCTGCTGCGGCGGTTCGCCGAGCGCTCCGGTGTGCCGGTCCTTCGGGGCACCTGCCCCGAGGACCTCGCCGTACTGCCGCTCTCGCTGTGGGAGCCGGTACTGCGGGCGGCCGATGCCGCCTTCCCCCACCGCCCCCCGCCGCGCCCGGTGACCGAACTGCTGAACGCAGCCGCCCGGCGGCCGGCGAACGGCCCGCAGCCGCCGGCCGGCCCCCGGCTCATCGACGCGATCGCCCGCCACCTGACCGGCCTGTCCAGGAGCGGAGCGCTGGTGGTGATGCTCGACCACCTGCACCGCGCCGACCCGGCCTCCCTGCGGATGCTGGCCCGCCTGACCCGGTCCATGGCCTCCAGCCGGCTCCTTGTGATCGCCTCCCACCGCCCGGACGGGGCACCGGCCCTGGCACCGGCCCTGACGGCGCCGGGCGTGCACCCGACGCGGATGGAGCTGGCGGGGCTCACCCCCCGGGACACCCGGGCCCTGGCCGGCGCCCTCACCGGACGCGACGTCAGCAGCCGGGCAGCCGAAGAACTGTGCGCCCGCTCCCAGGGCAACCCGCTCCTCCTGCGCGAGATGATCAGAGTGCTGGCGTGCGGGCAGCGCCCGGACACTTCCCCCACGGTGCCGGCCCCGGTCCGCGAGGTGGTCCTGCGCCGCGTCGAACGGCTGCGCCGGCCCGCCGCCGAGCTGCTGGCCGTGGCCGCCGCCGCCGGCCGGCACTTCGATGCCGAGGTCGTCGCCGATGCGGCGTCGATCGGGCTCGACACGGCGCTCGCGGCCCTCGACCACGCCATCGCGGCAGGCCTGATCACCGAGGACGAGCAACGACTGGGCTGGTTCTGCTTCACCGACGCCCTCGTGGCGGACGCACTGTACGCGGCCACGGGACGCATGCGCCGGGACCGTCTGCGTCTGCAGATCGCAGCGGCGGCCGGCCGTGCCTGGGTACCGGGCCGGCCCGCCGGCCAGCCCCCACCACGTCCCCTGGCCGGCGCTGCCGGACCGCAGCCGCGACAGGGCGCCGACACTGCACGACTCGAAGGGATTGCTCCATGA
- a CDS encoding methyltransferase, with amino-acid sequence MTAQATLARFREYMVGPARFMNLLSCFELGIIDALREKPGLTAAELGDVVGARPDAVQQLLYLPLKEGFVAHEETSGGYRLDALADVADTDLDRVLAFMGKIKATTLRQLYYLTDSVRTGTPVGLKELYGFDGDLYGAMALHADLREPWSKLMDSVTDRIDPWFFDHIDIPAGSQVLDLAGHTGLGAIHTHKFKDSPGLRVTTFDLPDKREECLRNFRENGVDDKSAFIGGDVFQGVPEGFDVVLIKHFLNMFDKEDVLRILGRVHTSLKAGGQVHLLVPIYAENIKDSWSVDYYPSFFLGCATGQGGPQKMSTFRSWLEEAGFTVTRQTAQDPAQLPPDALPLQGILSATKHG; translated from the coding sequence ATGACCGCACAAGCCACGCTCGCCCGATTCCGCGAGTACATGGTGGGACCCGCACGGTTCATGAACCTGCTGTCCTGCTTCGAACTCGGCATCATCGACGCGCTCCGCGAGAAACCCGGCCTGACCGCGGCCGAGCTCGGCGACGTGGTCGGTGCCAGGCCGGACGCCGTGCAACAGCTCCTGTATCTGCCGCTCAAGGAGGGCTTCGTCGCCCACGAGGAGACCTCCGGCGGGTACCGCCTCGACGCACTGGCCGACGTGGCCGACACCGACCTCGACCGGGTCCTGGCCTTCATGGGCAAGATCAAGGCCACCACCCTGCGGCAGCTCTACTACCTCACCGACAGCGTGCGCACCGGCACCCCCGTGGGACTGAAGGAACTCTACGGATTCGACGGCGACCTGTACGGCGCGATGGCCCTGCACGCGGACCTGCGCGAACCCTGGTCGAAGCTGATGGACTCGGTCACCGACCGGATCGACCCCTGGTTCTTCGACCACATCGACATCCCGGCCGGCTCGCAGGTGCTCGACCTGGCGGGCCACACCGGCCTCGGCGCGATCCACACCCACAAGTTCAAGGACTCGCCCGGACTGCGGGTGACCACCTTCGATCTGCCGGACAAGCGGGAGGAATGCCTGCGCAACTTCCGGGAGAACGGCGTGGACGACAAGTCCGCGTTCATCGGCGGAGACGTGTTCCAGGGCGTCCCCGAGGGGTTCGACGTCGTACTGATCAAACATTTCCTGAACATGTTCGACAAGGAGGATGTGCTCAGGATCCTGGGCCGCGTCCACACGTCGCTGAAGGCGGGCGGGCAGGTGCATCTCCTGGTGCCGATCTACGCCGAGAACATCAAGGACTCCTGGAGCGTCGACTACTACCCGTCCTTCTTCCTCGGCTGCGCCACCGGCCAGGGCGGACCCCAGAAGATGTCGACGTTCCGGAGCTGGCTGGAAGAGGCGGGGTTCACCGTCACCAGGCAGACAGCCCAGGACCCGGCCCAGCTGCCGCCGGACGCACTCCCGCTGCAGGGCATCCTGAGCGCCACGAAGCACGGCTGA
- a CDS encoding condensation domain-containing protein: MNASSALTENGTGGRAATSRALSPGERWYWIIDQLSTLNVCARVRIEGELSAPVLRTALGALQDRHPLLRTAIAQNPPRTPGGGPRFVPVDLPIPLREVRVAGAGDAHWTREVDGRELTDPIDWRSGPLARAVLISAPDQTHDLILTVPHCIADGTTALSLLRQWVRLAAAPPPSGRRAAPHGPLPQPFEALFPERFRPGANAPAGPQTADGANPGANPGADSGAGSGANPGAAGGVGSGAAGGAEPPAAADADAVGRLEPERFVPFAQRRTRMLHRSLGSDVLEGLALACKREGATLHGVLAAALACAVARDAEARPLARFAVGSPVALRDELRRPVSEDEAGCFVSALHCEVRYQPEDLWSMARFINDDLAARKELGEQYGVFSLLAAQGPAAVADSEPFIRYIEEHGPFNFFVSNIGRFEFPAGLGTWQLSGAQFVGGISVVGYFGSSVSTSHGRLSWNFTHIDGAVSRERAQRIVDDSITTVLAASQ; this comes from the coding sequence ATGAACGCATCGAGCGCCCTGACGGAGAACGGCACCGGCGGGCGCGCCGCCACGTCGCGCGCCCTGAGCCCGGGGGAGCGCTGGTACTGGATCATCGACCAGCTCTCCACGCTCAACGTCTGCGCCCGCGTACGCATCGAGGGGGAGCTCTCGGCACCGGTGCTGCGCACCGCACTGGGCGCGCTGCAGGACCGCCATCCGCTCCTGCGCACGGCCATAGCGCAAAACCCGCCGCGCACACCCGGCGGCGGGCCCCGGTTCGTGCCGGTGGACCTGCCGATCCCGCTGCGCGAGGTACGCGTGGCCGGCGCCGGCGACGCGCACTGGACGCGCGAGGTGGACGGCCGGGAACTGACGGACCCCATCGACTGGCGGTCGGGACCGCTGGCCCGCGCCGTCCTCATCAGCGCACCGGACCAGACCCACGACCTCATCCTCACCGTCCCGCACTGCATCGCGGACGGGACGACCGCACTCTCCCTGCTGCGCCAGTGGGTGCGGCTCGCGGCCGCGCCGCCCCCGTCAGGCCGCAGAGCCGCGCCGCACGGCCCCCTGCCGCAGCCGTTCGAGGCCCTCTTCCCGGAGCGCTTCCGCCCGGGGGCGAATGCGCCGGCCGGCCCGCAGACGGCCGACGGGGCGAACCCCGGGGCGAACCCGGGGGCGGACTCCGGGGCGGGCTCCGGGGCGAACCCGGGGGCGGCCGGCGGGGTGGGCTCCGGGGCGGCCGGCGGGGCAGAGCCCCCGGCGGCCGCGGACGCGGACGCGGTGGGCCGGCTCGAGCCGGAGCGCTTCGTGCCCTTCGCCCAGCGCCGGACCCGGATGCTGCACCGGTCCCTCGGCAGCGACGTCCTGGAAGGTCTCGCGCTCGCCTGCAAACGGGAAGGAGCCACCCTGCACGGTGTGCTGGCCGCGGCGCTGGCCTGTGCCGTGGCCCGCGACGCCGAAGCCCGGCCCTTGGCGCGCTTCGCGGTCGGCTCCCCGGTCGCCCTGCGGGACGAGCTGCGGCGCCCGGTGTCCGAGGACGAAGCCGGCTGCTTCGTATCGGCGCTGCACTGCGAGGTGCGCTATCAGCCCGAGGACCTGTGGTCGATGGCCCGCTTCATCAACGACGACCTGGCCGCCCGCAAGGAACTCGGCGAGCAGTACGGGGTGTTCAGCCTGCTCGCCGCCCAGGGGCCGGCCGCTGTCGCCGACAGCGAGCCCTTCATCCGGTACATCGAGGAGCACGGGCCCTTCAACTTCTTCGTGTCCAACATCGGACGCTTCGAGTTCCCGGCCGGACTCGGCACCTGGCAGCTGTCCGGGGCGCAGTTCGTGGGAGGGATCTCCGTGGTCGGCTACTTCGGCTCCTCGGTGAGCACCAGCCACGGCCGGCTGTCGTGGAACTTCACCCATATCGACGGCGCGGTGTCCCGGGAGCGCGCCCAGCGCATCGTCGACGACAGCATCACGACGGTGCTCGCCGCGTCGCAGTAG
- a CDS encoding O-methyltransferase, whose amino-acid sequence MSSTLESDAVAATLNRLLAAEDKQDLAAEWAAAGIDLTGEFPARMSAADMAERTKDIIMSVSRKGGELLYLLTRAIKAQTVVEFGTSFGISTLYLAAAVRDNGGRQVITTELQQDKAREATKNFAAAGLGDLVDLRVGDARQTLRDLPGQVDLLLLDGWLDLRLPVLRVVEPRLRPGALVVIDDVDLDIGRGVYEEFRDYIGDPANGYLSVTVPVHQGVQIALKTG is encoded by the coding sequence ATGTCTTCGACGTTGGAATCGGACGCTGTCGCAGCAACCCTGAACCGGCTGCTGGCAGCCGAGGACAAGCAGGACCTGGCGGCCGAATGGGCCGCGGCCGGCATAGATCTGACCGGTGAGTTCCCTGCCCGGATGAGCGCCGCCGACATGGCGGAACGCACCAAGGACATCATCATGTCCGTGTCCAGGAAGGGCGGGGAACTGCTCTACCTCCTCACCCGGGCGATCAAGGCACAGACCGTCGTCGAGTTCGGCACCTCCTTCGGGATCTCGACTCTGTATCTGGCCGCCGCGGTGCGCGACAACGGCGGCCGTCAGGTGATCACGACCGAGCTGCAGCAGGACAAGGCACGCGAGGCGACGAAGAACTTCGCCGCCGCCGGGCTCGGCGATCTCGTCGACCTGCGGGTCGGTGACGCGCGCCAGACGCTGCGGGACCTGCCCGGGCAGGTCGACCTGCTGCTCCTCGACGGGTGGCTCGACCTGCGGCTGCCGGTCCTGCGGGTCGTGGAGCCCCGCCTGCGGCCGGGCGCGCTGGTGGTGATCGACGACGTCGACCTCGACATCGGCCGCGGCGTCTACGAGGAGTTCCGCGACTACATCGGCGACCCGGCCAACGGGTATCTCTCCGTCACTGTCCCCGTCCACCAGGGAGTGCAGATCGCCCTCAAGACCGGCTGA